In Candidatus Nealsonbacteria bacterium, the sequence AAGAGGCATTAAAGAAAAATATGAATTGCATCACGGAGTAAAAATAGGAGATTCTGTTTTAGTCACCTGCGCTCAGTTAGCAGCAAGGTATATCACTGATAGATTTTTACCCGACAAAGCTGTTGATTTAATGGATGAATCAATGAGTGCTTTAAGGTTGGAAATTGAATCAGAACCTCCTGAATTAGAGAATTTAAGAAAAGAAATCAAAAAATTAAAAATTGAAAAAGAGGGAATTAAAAAAGAAAAAGGAGTTGAAAGAAGATTAAAAGTAATTTCAAGACAACTTTCTGATTTAAAAGAAAAAGAAAAGGTAATTCAAACTAAATGGCAGACAGAAAAAGAGTTAATCGCGAAAATAAAAAATCTAAAAAAAGATATTGAACGGGCTCGATTTGAAGCTGAAAAAGGTATTGCCGGAGCTGATTTGCAGAAAGTAGCTGAAATAAAATATGAAAAAATCCCAAATCTTCTGAAAGAATTGAAAACATTTGAAAGAAAATTAGCCAGAGCTCAGAAAAAACATTCTATTTTAAAAGAAGAAGTTTCTGAAGAAGATGTAGCAGGAGTAGTTTCTCGCTGGACAGGTATTCCTGTTACAAGATTATTAGAAGAAGAAATTAAGAAGCTGGAAAAGATGGAAAGCATTATTGCCAAAAGAATAATAGGCCAAAGAGAAGCTATTGCAGCCATCTCCAATGCTGTTCGTAGGGCAAGAGCAGGCATTTCTGAGGAGAACAGACCGATGGGCTCTTTTATGTTTTTAGGACCAACCGGTGTAGGAAAAACCGAGACCGCCAAGGCACTGGCTAAATTCTTATTCAATGATGAGAATGCTATGATTCGTCTTGATATGTCAGAGTATATGGAAAAACATACTGTTTCCAAGATGATTGGTTCTCCTCCAGGTTATGTAGGTTACGATGAGGGAGGCCAATTAACCGAAAAGATACGGAGAAGGCCATATAGCGTGGTTTTATTAGACGAGATTGAAAAAGCCAATTCAGAAGTCTTTAATATTTTACTTCAGATTTTAGAAGATGGTAGATTAACCGATGCCAAAGGCAGGGTAGCTTCTTTTAAAAATACAATTTTGATTATGACTTCAAATGTTGGTTCAGAGATTATTGCAAGAGAAGCTTCTTTAGGTTTTGTCGGTGGTGATAAAGAAAAGAGTCAAAGAGAAAATTTAAGAGAGAAGCTATTAACAGCTTTAAAAGAAAGTTTCAGACCAGAATTTCTAAACAGAGTAGATGAAATTATTATTTTTGACTATTTAACAAGAGCTGAAATTAAACAAATTACCGATTTAGAACTTCAGAAAGTTGCTGAAAGATTGATGGAAAAAAAGATTACAATTAAGGTTACAGAAAAAGTGAAGGACCTTATTGCAGAAAAAGGTTTTGACTCTAACCTCGGAGCCAGACCTTTAAAACGGGTAATACAAAAAAAACTACTGGACCCTCTTTCTCTTGAGATTGTTTCCGGGGAAGTAAAAGAAGGAGACAGGATTATGATTGACCTAAAAGACAAAAAAATAATTTTTGAAAATTTGAGAAGTTTAGCTAAAACCAAAAGAGTTAAAAAACAAAAAGTAGCTGTTTCGAGCTAATCTTAAATATGAAATGAAAAAAACTATTTTTAAGATTTTAGCGATTTTTTTAATAGGTATTGGTGGCGGAATTTTTGCTAACCATGTCCTGTGGCCCTATTTTGCAGAAAGACCCGTTTATATAACTGAAAAAAAAGAAATAACTATTCAAGAAAATACTGCTTTAAAAAATGCTATTGAAAAAGTAGAAAGGACGGTCGTTGGAATTGAAACAAAGACAAAAGAAGAAATCCTGTACGGTTCAGGTTTAATTTTGACCTCAGATGGTTTAGTGGTAACCCTGGCAGAATTAGTTCCCAAAGGTGCTAATGTTAGTCTTTTTCTTGATGGAAAATCAATCCCTTTTCAAATTTTGAAGAGAGATTTAAATAATAATTTAGCTTTAATAAAGGTTGAGAAAGATAATTTACCGACAGTGGGTTTTGCCGCATTTGAGAAAATAAAATTAGGAGAAAGAGTTTTTTTAGTTGGTGCAACTTTTGAGGAGACAGAAGTTAAAAAAGAAACTAATGAAGGAATTGTAAAATACTTTGACAAAGATTCCATTCGAACAAATATCTTTGAGAAAGCTTCTTTATCAGGTAGTCCTCTCTTTAATATAGAGGGTGAGGTTCTGGGATTGAATACGGTTGATTCTTTGGGAAGGGTCATTGCTATTCCCGTTACCGAAATAAGAACCTTCGCGGGATTTTAACCGCGAAGAACCTTGCTTTCGCTTCGCTCAAGTAAAAACCTTTGCCGGTTTCTAAAGATTAAAATTATAGAATTATGAAATTAATTAATCACCAAAAAGGAAATCACTTTTTTCTAATCGATTTAATGTTTAGTTTAATCTTACTTGTAGTAATGTTTTATTTTGCAATCAGGTAGTTTCAAGCAAAAAGAATAATTAACACTTTCCTTTTTAATTTACAACAACAATTAAGGACACACAGGATAGGTGAGCTTTTTTGGTTGTGGTGTCTTAGAAAGACCGTGGACAATGGTCGAATAATTATCTTAAATTTGAGTTAGAAGTGAAAATTTAAGGAATTGGACTTCTCTTCGGAGCAATATCAAAAAAGAATTTATATGTGAGTTTTTAACTAGTATGAACTAATATTCGCACTGACACTTGACAAGATTCCCGATACCGGTAAAATTAAGGTATGGCAGAAAATCTTCTAACTATAACTGAAACTTCCCAATTGACCGGTATTAACCCTGAAACTCTTAAAAAACGTTGCCAGAGTGGTTCAATTCCTGGGGCAATTAAAAAGGGTAAAACTTGGTTGATACCTGAAAGCTCTTCGTTGGGCTTCAATAGACCAAAAGTAGGTGTTTATATTGATGGTCCAAATCTATTACATGGAGGGCTAGAGACTGGATGGCTTATAGATTATAAAAAACTCAATAAGTTTATTAAAAAAGATTACAATCCCGTAGTTCTTTCTTATTATGATTCTGTGGGTCATGAAAGAGATAAGAAAGGCTCATTCATAAAAAATAGCGATGGTAAATTTATACCCAGAAAAGGTCAATTAAAATTTCTAAATCTATTAAAAGGACTAGGTTATAGGATAGTTTCTCCTTCTTTGAAATACATTTGTGGGGATATGCAAAGGCCCAAAAATACTACAGATAACCATATCAATTGGGACGTGGCAAAAGAAAAAGAACTATGGGAACAGCTTTTTCTCTTTTCTGGAGATTCAGACTTTGAAAGGCTTGTTGATGAGGTTGTAGCATTAAATAAAACAGTTAAGATTTTCAGCTTCTCAAACCGCTTGTCTTACGAACTTAAAATTAAAGCATTTAATTCACCCCTTGTAGCGTTCACGGAACTAGAAAAACTTAAAGATATATTAGCTCTTCCCCAGAAAAAAAAGTAGAGGGGAGGGTCTTGACAAGCTCTCTTGGTTTGCTAAAGTAAAATATAAAGAACTTCACCCGGCTTCGGCCGGGGTTTTTTAAATAAACGTAAAATAGTGTCAACTGTATTTTTTCTAAGATTTTCTCTAATTTTTCTCCAATTAATAGTTTTGAATATGTCCAATAGGGGGGAGCTTTTTTCCACAGATTAAACTTGACATTTTTCTATAATAAGATAATATATAATTACTAACACTCCCGCCCCTAGCTTCGGCTAATGGCGGGTTTTTCGTTTTTATCCTCACTTAAGGGCAAACAGGATAGGTGAGCTTTTCGTCCTCATCATTGAAAACGAAAACAGTCTTTTGGGCTTCAAATTGAGTAATTGTTTCATAAATTTTTTGACAATCAATGTTTCCTAAAAAAGAAACGGCGTAAATATTTTTTTCAATTAATGAATCTTTTATTGAAATATTAACATTTTCGCCGAGAGTAATAGCTCCAGCAGGCGGATGCTTTGTTCCTCCGTATCTAATAATTACATTTTCCAGAATAGAATCAGTAGTAGAAGAATGAAAGTAAAGATTAGCCCAATTCCCGGAAGCTGGTTGAGTGCCAGTACCGTCGTTATTTGTATCTCCTTCAACGTCATCTTTAAGAGAAGTAAAAATGATTGGTTGAGCAGGAGTTCCCCGAGCTAAAAGTTTCCCCCAAATGGTTATTCTTTTTTGATTTATTAGCTTTATTATAACCCCGGGTTCAAGAGTAAGAGTTCCTTCTCCTGAACCATTATTATTAAAAATATAGGGTAGGTCGGCATACAAGGTTGTAGTAGAAATTTCTGTTCCAATTAAAACTCCATTATAGTTATTATTTTCCGCTGAATTTCCTCTGAAAAATGGATGGGCGGCATTAAAATAAATTGGTTTTTCATTGTTTCTGAAAATATTTTCTTCAATCTTTGAATTGGCTTCATTCGTTATATAAATTCCATAATAATTTCCTGAGAAAGAGCAATTTTTTACCCCAAGAGTTCCTCCTTCAATAATGACAGCTTTCCCATATTTTTCATTAAGTACAGTATTAAAGTCAGAAAAAGAAACTTTATCGATAGTTGAAGAAGAGTTATTTAACCAAATTCCTATCGTGGCATTACTACTGTTTTCGAAGACAGAATCCTTAAAGCTAATTGAATTTTCATAAACACTTATAATAATAGTTTCTGTACAATTGGAGTCCCAGCATCTTTTAGCTTTTTCAATTTTAAGGAATTCTAATTGAGAGACTTTTTGATTTTCTGGTGCATTGCTTTTAAACATAATTCCTGCCCAATTTTCATTGCTGTTTGAGGTGAAAATAATTTCTTTTCCCTCTTTGCCTACAGCTTTTAAACATCCTTCAACGAAAACCAATTTAGTAGGGGCAAATTTTAATATTACCTCAGGTTCAACATTTAAAATTTTATCTTCTGGAATATGTAATCGAGTATTAATAATATAAGGACTGCCAAGATAAGTAAGAGTGATTTCTTCAAATTCGCTAAAAGGTAATATATTAGATGAAGAAATCTCAGTCTCAGACTTAGAAACACTATTTTCTGCTTTTGGGGTACCATTGATTCTATTTCCTTTTGCGTCGAGTCCATTTCTGGTAATTAAATTATTACTGGCCCAATTAGTAGAGTCTATCCCTGAAATATCTGCTTTGATTCTTTCCATTGAAATATAGGCGGGAGTGGTTGTGCCGGCAAACCAGCCTGAAGAACAATCAACAACATCAATTAGTTCACCCTTAGCATTTCTTAATTCAATTTTTTCTCCTTTATTATTTAAAGCCCCGGTATATATTTGGTCAGCCGCTATATCAGGAAGAGTAGTATTATCATCAGTCCTTTCTAATAAGTAAAAGCCATTACCAGATATAGTGGTAGTGGTAGCTGTAGAGGTAGAAAAAATAATAGAATGAATAGTTGTTCCATGACTCCAGGAAAGAGTCCAATTATTTAAATCAATATCAGTAGAACTGGTATTATAAAGTTCAATCCACTCATCATTAGGAGAGGCTCCTGTTCCCATCCAGGCAATTTCATTAATTAAAATTTTTAGTGGAGGTAAAGAAGGTGGGGGCGGAGGGGTTGGAGTTGTACCTCCGCCGCCTCCACCTTCGCCACCATAATATACATAATAGCCGCTGCTATTTTCCATTTTTGGTGTACCCCCGATATTGCTACTTGTTTGCCATTCTAAATTATGTTTTCGTTCCATCGTTTTTTTTGAAGAATTATCTCCAGCTTGCCAATTTGAGATAGCTAAAGCTTCATCTTGGAGATGACAATTTTCATCAAAAAGATATAATGCTTCATTTGTGTTACCAATGGCTCCAGTATAAATTAAGTCAGCTGATAGTCCGGGTACAGAGTCGTCATTTGTTCTCTCTAAAAGCAAAAATCCACCTGGCTGAATGGTATGTTGATTATTGAAAATAATTTTTATCTTTTTATCTTTATCTAAAAGTTGCCATCCACTTAAATTAATTTCATTTCCGGAAATATTTTTTAACTCAATCCACTCATTATTCGCTGAATTAACAGTTCCCATCCAGGCTATTTCGTTTATAATTACTTTATCTTTTACGGGAGAGCTACTGGGAATTTTTTGACACAATATTTGTTCGGTTTCTTGCTCTTGCTCGCCCTCTTTTTGTTCTGCTTTTTCTTGAGTAATTTCCTCTTGCTTCTCCTTTTCTGGTTCTTTAATTTCATTTTCTAATTTTTTAATTTTCTCTAAAAATTTTTCAACAATGCTACTTAATTTTTCAATATCTTGTTTAATACTATTTTCTTTTTGAGAAAAGATATCAATTCTTTCAGAAATATCACCTAATAGTTTTTGTATTTTTTCTAAACTTAGGGTTGTTTTTTGTTCTGATTCTATTCTCTGTTCCTTCAATTCTTTTAAAGAATCAGTTTCTTTAATATATTCATCTAAATTATCAGTATCTAATCTGGTTAGTTTTTCTGTTGTTTCTTCTAACTGGGCCGTTGTTCCTGAACGAAAACTAATTATAAAATGACTTAATTTTTGAGTTGCTAAATTAATTCTGGTAAATCCTTTTTTAATTGCACTTTGAGACTTCTTACCGACATCAGAAATAAAACTACCCACATTTTTTGCTCCTTCTAATAAATTCGCTAAAGACAGCTTTGTTTTATCAAACAAGGAAGGTCCAGCTTCTTTTTCAACTAATTCATATTTTTTAATTGCATAAACAAGATTCTCTCTGAGCTCTACTTGAGCTTGTTGTTTGAATTCCTCACTAATTCCATGATTAGTAATATGAGGACCCCATTTGTCAAAAAGAGTAGCAAATTGAGATTCTATGTAGGACTCATTTTTTTCTTTTTTCTCATTAAAAAAGCGAAGAGTAAGTAATGGTTTAGCTGCCCAACCCATAACAATTTTTGCATCTTCCCAAGCTGTTTCGTGAGATTCATTATTTCTTCTCATATCAAAATAAAACCATAAGCTATCATACAATTTTACTGTTCTTATATTTTCAAAGACAGTAAAGATATTAATAACTTTATTAGTAATTGAGAATGTATTTAAGGTAAGGGCTGCTGTTGGTCCCGTAATTGCCCCTGATATTACGCGTGGAATGTCGTAACCTATATTTGTGTAAAAATTAATAAGATTTAAGCGTTCGTTTAAAACGCTGTTAAAGTAATTTCTTGCTTCTGTTTTGTATCTTTGAGAGACCACTAAATCTATTAATTCCATTTCATTTAAGGCGCTTAAAATAAGCAAGCCGTAGGTGACATTTGTCGATACTTCTCCAATGCCAATTGTTGTATTTAAAATGCTTTTTAGCTTATCTTCAGTAATGGTAAAATTCGTTAATGTTTTCATTAAATCTAAACCTGTTTTGATTTTTTCTACCTGCTTATCAGTAATTTTTATTCTTTTAGCAAAAACAAGACCTCCAAATACAAAATTAGCGATTATTGATAGCGTAATCGCTAAAACAAAGCTTTTTTTTAGATAAGATTTAATTTCTTTAATATTGTTCTTTTTTACCACTTTCCATTGTCAATAATATTTTCAATAAATTCTTCCGAACCACCTATTATTGCATAAATTACAGAATCTTTTTTGAAAAAATATGCAGACATACCAAGCAAAGGTACGTTCTCGTAACTTTTAATTACATCCAATTTTCCAACTTTGTCTTTACGGAAATCACCTATGAGACCAAAAGTCTCAAAGTTATTTTTTGTCCATATTTCTAAATCTAAATTCTTTAAATTTTCTGTTTTAAATCTGTCGATAGCCATAATTCTAGACTCTCCCTTTTTTCCTTCAAAACCAATACTTGATGCTGTGTACCCTTTTTCTGTAGCTTCCGGCATGTATTTAATTTCTTCTATTCCTTCCCATTCCTTCGGTATTTCAAACTCATATCCATCTATTTTGTTCACCACTTTATAATTACCGGTTAAGGTTTTTATTACTTTTATCCCCTCGGGTAAATTTTTATTTAAATCTTTTACATCCTTTTGGTTTTGCCAATAAAAAACCCCTCCAATAATGAGGAGTAAAATAACAACAACCGGGATAATAAGTTTTTTAAACCTACCCATATTTTCTTAATTTTACAAACCTTAAACAAAAAAACAACTCTAAAGCTGTGGAAAACTCAATTCGTTACTGTATCATCTTCGACTATATGTATATGCTTTAAGGGGAAAATTGGGGTCTTTTGAGAGCGTCCCGGAACGCCTCTTAGTCGGAACCTCAGATTCTTTTTAAAATCTCAAGGTATTTCTTAGAACTAATACCTAGAATTCTTAAGTTATTCCGAATAACAAAAACCGGTAGTTCTTTCTCTCGAGGAATAACTACCGGCCGTTTTAAGTCCTCCCTCCAATAAATTCGGTGGTCCCCCTTTGCTCTTTCAAAACGACAACCAATAAATAGAAGAAACTTTTCAAATTTTTTCCAATGAATGGGAGTCAAACGAGCCATATGTTATCTAGCCGGGACCCGAACAGTTTGAGATTCTTGCGAAACGACTACTGGCGGAGTCCATTTTCTTTGAACTTTTCTCCATCCCAAGTCTCGCAAAACATCGTCTAATGTGCCTTTTTTGATAAGCTCTTCAAAAAAAATATTAACGATTTCATTAAATCGTTCTCTTACTTTCTCAAAAGAATTAGCTGAAGTAGATAAATCTAGTGCTGGAGTATGGGCAACAAATTTTTTGCCTTCTCGAAGTATAGAAACTGGAAGGCTAATCTCTAACATAACCTTTCTCATACAATTTAATATTATCGAAATAAGAAAATGGTGTCAACTCTGATTTTCTCGTTCTACCAAAAAACCGTCCGAGAGGCGATTTTTTATGCCTCTCGGTCCTTGAACCGAGTACAGGGTTGCTCCGCTGGCTGGACGCTATTAGAACCTGTTTGCTTGAAATTATAATAAAGTCTTCTCTTTAAATTTTTCTATATCTTCTGGCAACAAAAGTCTTGATAGATTAGCGTATTTTTGTATTCCTAGAGACGGAGAGTGAGCAAAGCCGACATATTCAATCTTTTTACCTTTGTATTTTACATATCTTATGGCTGGAATTAAATCGGTATCAGAACTTACTAAAATAGCTGTATCATATAAATCATCAACAGCACCAACAATTAAATCTACTGCGATTTTAACATCCGTACCTTTTTCTTTATAGGTTTTATCAATTGGCATTATTCTACCGCGTTTAATAATAAAACCATCATTTTTAAGATTTGAAAAGAATTTTTGCTGCCCTCTTACAAGGTTTTTACTCTTATCAGTTCCATCAAGATTTCTAAAAACTCCAGTATAATATCTTTTTGAAACAAGTTTTCTTTTGTCACCAACTAAAAAATTTACGAACTTTTTAAAGTCAAATTTCGTTCCCCTTGGGAAAGCTATCTCTTTATCTTTTAGATAGCCATAAAAATTACTGCCATCTATATAAACAGCAACTTTTTCTTTTTTATTTTTAAAAATATCCATATGAGGCTATTATAAGAACCATGCCTTCGGCAGAACCTTGATTCTCGCTTCGCTCGAATTAAGAACCATACCTTCGGCAGAACCTTGAAATTAAACTTCTATTTACGCAAAAAATTAATGTAGTTTAATTATAAAACGATTTGAAATAAAAAACTACCCTTGCCGAAGCAGGGGTAGTGTGCATAGTAGTTGTATTATAGTTCTTCTGTATTTGTTGTCAAGCTTTTCTTGTGGAAAAAATTAACTTTTCAAAGTCAGATTAACAACTAAGAGTTCGAATGTCTTGTTCGGGGTATTTGAATTTGAACACCGCTCGGGGGATAGGATTCGAACTGATATGAAATATCTTACAAACCTTAAACAAAAAAACAACTCTAAAGCTGTGGAAAACTCAATTCGTTACTGTATCATCTTCGACTATATTTAGAAGCTTTTTTTATTTTATGTTAGAATTAACAAATTAAAACAAAACTTTTGTTATTGAACAAAAGGATGTATTTTTTAGTTATGGAGCAGTTTTTTAAAGATTTTTTTCAAGGACATAAAAAGAAAATAATTGGTTTTTCTTTTTTAAGAATTTTTGCTTTTGTGCAGGTGCTTTTCTGGCCTTATGCTTTTTCTAAGATTGTAAACATAATGAGTAGAAATCCGGAGGATTGGAGAAAAGCTCTTATCTGGGCTGGGGCTATGATTTTTAATAAGGTATTGGAAGATTTTATAAGACTAAAAGCAAAATTTGAATTGGAAAAAATTGGGACAAGATTACAAATTTCCTTAGCTACTTTCTTCTCTGAAAAAACAGAAATTCGTGAGTACAAAAAAACAGGAGAATCAGTGCAGGCAATTAAAAAAGCTTCAGAAGACATTTCTTCTTTAATAGAGTTTTATAAAGACAACTTGTTAAAATTACCGGTAAACTTTATTATAATTCCATTTATACTTTATAAGGCAAGCATAGATTACTTAATTTTATTATTAATATATGGGATTTTATACCTGGGAATTGAGTATTTTGCAGTTAATCTTTATCGCAAAAAGTTAAAAAAATACTTTAAAGCATCTGAGATTTTTTGGGGGACCACTTATCGAAAAGTACCCGAAGTCTGGAGACGAAGGGAAGACGGTGGTATTTTCGCAAGAAGAGTTAATAAAGAAGGAAAAAACCTTTATCAGACAACAGTTTCTGCTGATAGTATGAATAGGTGGCGATGGTCTGCTTTGCAATCCCTGTCCAGTGCCAGCATAGGTGCAGTTATTTTATTCGTTATTTATAGAATAATAAACAATAGTGCTCCGGTTGGAGACTTGATTTTGGTAGCTGGTTATTTTAAAGAAACACAGACTACTCTTAACATTATTACCACTGCTTTTAGCCAAATCATCTACGCAAGAATATCTTTAAAAAGACTTGACAAAGCAGTAAAGATTAGATAAATAAAGATTTTGACCTGTCTTTTTATTTTTGTTATAGTTTTTAAATCGCTTATTATGGAAGAAAATAAAGAAAATAATTTTGGTAAAAATTATCTGGTTCAAATTACAAATGAGCTTTATCGTTTAACTTTGCTTTTTCCCAAAAAAGAACCTTTAAGATATAAGATGAGGGAGTTATCTGATGATGTCCTGGCTAATTTTGTTTCTCTTCCTCAGGAAGATAATAATCCAACTAAGATTAAGATTGTAAAGGATTCAAAAAAAATGATTGAGGTCCTTGATAGTTTTTTTGATATTGTGAAAACTCAAGATTGGGTTAGAGCTTCTGATATATTGAACCTCCAGGAGGAATATAGTAAAATAGGGGAAGAATTGCTGAAATTTCAGGAAGAAGAGAAGATAAAAAAAGCCCGGAAACAAGAGGAGAAAATAGATGATGAAGTTAGAGAGATTTCTATTTTGAAAAAGGAAGAAGAAAAACCAATATCTGAACGACAGAAAAAGCTTTTAAAAGTTCTGGAGGAGAAAGGAAAAATGCAGGTTTGGGAAATAAAGGACATTTTTTCAGAAGTGAGTAAAAGAACGCTAAGGAGAGATTTTAGGAGTTTATTGAAAAATGGTTTGGTAGAAAGAATAGGAGAGAGAAACAATACTTTTTACCAGATTAAAGGTAGGACAGAATCAATATAGGTAGGACAGAGATAGGACAAATTGGTTTTTCTTAGTTGTCCATATCTTATGTCCTATCATTATTAATTATTTTAAATCAAATTTTTTGACTTTTTATGAGTAATCCACGAGAGAAATTCAGTAAAATCTATGATAAGTATATAGATAAAATCTATAGGTTTGTCTTTTTAAAAGTAAGTTCTCAAGAAATAGCTGAAGATTTAACTTCCGAAGCTTTTTCAAAAACCTGGACAGTTTTTAAGAAAAAAAGTCAGGAAATTGAGAATATTCAGGCATTTTTATATAAAACTGCCAGAAATTTAGTTACTGACCATTATAGACAGAAAGGCAGAATTCGTATTGTTTCTGCTGATAATCCCTTTATAATTGATCCGGGGCAGAACTTAGAAGAAGAATCCAAATTAAACTCAGATATTGAGAGTATTAAAAAAGACATATCTGATTTAAA encodes:
- a CDS encoding type II toxin-antitoxin system HicA family toxin; this translates as MARLTPIHWKKFEKFLLFIGCRFERAKGDHRIYWREDLKRPVVIPREKELPVFVIRNNLRILGISSKKYLEILKRI
- a CDS encoding NYN domain-containing protein; translation: MDIFKNKKEKVAVYIDGSNFYGYLKDKEIAFPRGTKFDFKKFVNFLVGDKRKLVSKRYYTGVFRNLDGTDKSKNLVRGQQKFFSNLKNDGFIIKRGRIMPIDKTYKEKGTDVKIAVDLIVGAVDDLYDTAILVSSDTDLIPAIRYVKYKGKKIEYVGFAHSPSLGIQKYANLSRLLLPEDIEKFKEKTLL
- a CDS encoding DeoR family transcriptional regulator; the protein is MEENKENNFGKNYLVQITNELYRLTLLFPKKEPLRYKMRELSDDVLANFVSLPQEDNNPTKIKIVKDSKKMIEVLDSFFDIVKTQDWVRASDILNLQEEYSKIGEELLKFQEEEKIKKARKQEEKIDDEVREISILKKEEEKPISERQKKLLKVLEEKGKMQVWEIKDIFSEVSKRTLRRDFRSLLKNGLVERIGERNNTFYQIKGRTESI
- a CDS encoding ABC transporter ATP-binding protein, giving the protein MEQFFKDFFQGHKKKIIGFSFLRIFAFVQVLFWPYAFSKIVNIMSRNPEDWRKALIWAGAMIFNKVLEDFIRLKAKFELEKIGTRLQISLATFFSEKTEIREYKKTGESVQAIKKASEDISSLIEFYKDNLLKLPVNFIIIPFILYKASIDYLILLLIYGILYLGIEYFAVNLYRKKLKKYFKASEIFWGTTYRKVPEVWRRREDGGIFARRVNKEGKNLYQTTVSADSMNRWRWSALQSLSSASIGAVILFVIYRIINNSAPVGDLILVAGYFKETQTTLNIITTAFSQIIYARISLKRLDKAVKIR
- a CDS encoding trypsin-like peptidase domain-containing protein — protein: MKKTIFKILAIFLIGIGGGIFANHVLWPYFAERPVYITEKKEITIQENTALKNAIEKVERTVVGIETKTKEEILYGSGLILTSDGLVVTLAELVPKGANVSLFLDGKSIPFQILKRDLNNNLALIKVEKDNLPTVGFAAFEKIKLGERVFLVGATFEETEVKKETNEGIVKYFDKDSIRTNIFEKASLSGSPLFNIEGEVLGLNTVDSLGRVIAIPVTEIRTFAGF
- a CDS encoding AAA family ATPase, with protein sequence MNGGQFTHKAQEAIITAQELSRKRDQQQIDALHLLYALLNQEESIVLSLLDRIGVNVDSLKRKTELTLDKITTIITPHTFGQFYLTQDMAKILDKAKKESIRMGDDYISVEHLFLALLSTDTKAKGILDKATFLKPESKSSSLEFGKLDYDAVLKELAKIRGGQRITDPKPETKYQVIEKYARNLTSLAKKGKLDPVIGRENEIKRLMQILSRRTKNNPVLIGEAGVGKTAIVEGLAQRIVSGQVPESLKDKEIIALDLGALVAGTRYRGEFEDRVKALLREINRAKGRYLLFIDELHTLVGAGAAEGAIDASNLLKPALSRGELKAIGATTLREYQKYIERDQALERRFQPIYVAEPSIEDTIEILRGIKEKYELHHGVKIGDSVLVTCAQLAARYITDRFLPDKAVDLMDESMSALRLEIESEPPELENLRKEIKKLKIEKEGIKKEKGVERRLKVISRQLSDLKEKEKVIQTKWQTEKELIAKIKNLKKDIERARFEAEKGIAGADLQKVAEIKYEKIPNLLKELKTFERKLARAQKKHSILKEEVSEEDVAGVVSRWTGIPVTRLLEEEIKKLEKMESIIAKRIIGQREAIAAISNAVRRARAGISEENRPMGSFMFLGPTGVGKTETAKALAKFLFNDENAMIRLDMSEYMEKHTVSKMIGSPPGYVGYDEGGQLTEKIRRRPYSVVLLDEIEKANSEVFNILLQILEDGRLTDAKGRVASFKNTILIMTSNVGSEIIAREASLGFVGGDKEKSQRENLREKLLTALKESFRPEFLNRVDEIIIFDYLTRAEIKQITDLELQKVAERLMEKKITIKVTEKVKDLIAEKGFDSNLGARPLKRVIQKKLLDPLSLEIVSGEVKEGDRIMIDLKDKKIIFENLRSLAKTKRVKKQKVAVSS
- a CDS encoding NYN domain-containing protein gives rise to the protein MAENLLTITETSQLTGINPETLKKRCQSGSIPGAIKKGKTWLIPESSSLGFNRPKVGVYIDGPNLLHGGLETGWLIDYKKLNKFIKKDYNPVVLSYYDSVGHERDKKGSFIKNSDGKFIPRKGQLKFLNLLKGLGYRIVSPSLKYICGDMQRPKNTTDNHINWDVAKEKELWEQLFLFSGDSDFERLVDEVVALNKTVKIFSFSNRLSYELKIKAFNSPLVAFTELEKLKDILALPQKKK
- a CDS encoding lamin tail domain-containing protein, with product MVKKNNIKEIKSYLKKSFVLAITLSIIANFVFGGLVFAKRIKITDKQVEKIKTGLDLMKTLTNFTITEDKLKSILNTTIGIGEVSTNVTYGLLILSALNEMELIDLVVSQRYKTEARNYFNSVLNERLNLINFYTNIGYDIPRVISGAITGPTAALTLNTFSITNKVINIFTVFENIRTVKLYDSLWFYFDMRRNNESHETAWEDAKIVMGWAAKPLLTLRFFNEKKEKNESYIESQFATLFDKWGPHITNHGISEEFKQQAQVELRENLVYAIKKYELVEKEAGPSLFDKTKLSLANLLEGAKNVGSFISDVGKKSQSAIKKGFTRINLATQKLSHFIISFRSGTTAQLEETTEKLTRLDTDNLDEYIKETDSLKELKEQRIESEQKTTLSLEKIQKLLGDISERIDIFSQKENSIKQDIEKLSSIVEKFLEKIKKLENEIKEPEKEKQEEITQEKAEQKEGEQEQETEQILCQKIPSSSPVKDKVIINEIAWMGTVNSANNEWIELKNISGNEINLSGWQLLDKDKKIKIIFNNQHTIQPGGFLLLERTNDDSVPGLSADLIYTGAIGNTNEALYLFDENCHLQDEALAISNWQAGDNSSKKTMERKHNLEWQTSSNIGGTPKMENSSGYYVYYGGEGGGGGGTTPTPPPPPSLPPLKILINEIAWMGTGASPNDEWIELYNTSSTDIDLNNWTLSWSHGTTIHSIIFSTSTATTTTISGNGFYLLERTDDNTTLPDIAADQIYTGALNNKGEKIELRNAKGELIDVVDCSSGWFAGTTTPAYISMERIKADISGIDSTNWASNNLITRNGLDAKGNRINGTPKAENSVSKSETEISSSNILPFSEFEEITLTYLGSPYIINTRLHIPEDKILNVEPEVILKFAPTKLVFVEGCLKAVGKEGKEIIFTSNSNENWAGIMFKSNAPENQKVSQLEFLKIEKAKRCWDSNCTETIIISVYENSISFKDSVFENSSNATIGIWLNNSSSTIDKVSFSDFNTVLNEKYGKAVIIEGGTLGVKNCSFSGNYYGIYITNEANSKIEENIFRNNEKPIYFNAAHPFFRGNSAENNNYNGVLIGTEISTTTLYADLPYIFNNNGSGEGTLTLEPGVIIKLINQKRITIWGKLLARGTPAQPIIFTSLKDDVEGDTNNDGTGTQPASGNWANLYFHSSTTDSILENVIIRYGGTKHPPAGAITLGENVNISIKDSLIEKNIYAVSFLGNIDCQKIYETITQFEAQKTVFVFNDEDEKLTYPVCP